GGTTTCTTTTCCCTGGCTTTTTTGGCGCTTTCCTGAGTTTTCAGGCTGCCCACCAGTTCAACCACTTCGCCAGGTTCGGAAGTCTCTGCCAGTTTTAAAGATGGAGAGCCGAAAGGTAAAAGCGAAGGCAGCATTTTAGCCAGGGTTTTTTCTCCGATACCCTTGATTTGAAGCAAGTCATCCGTGCTTCGAAAGGGCTTGCTTGTTCGGTGGTCGATAATCAACTGGGCACGTTTTTCCCCGATGCCGGGCAGCAGCATCAGCTCTTCTTTGGAGGCGCTGCGGATGTCTATTTGGACGGGTTTGTCTTCTTCCACAGCCTCGGACAAAAGCTCAGGTTTGGAGGCTTCATTTGCAGCAACCGCGCTGAGCGGGCTTCCCGGATTGAGTAAACGCCCACCCAGCAAACCCAAAAGCGTCAGCCCGCAGATTAGCAGGAGTGCGGACTGTTCCTGAGGGGTCAGCAGGTCTTTCAGAAACTTCACATCTCCTCCCTCAAAGCTTCAAGCCAAAAATCCAAGGTTTCTTCCAGAACAGGACTATTTCCGCTGAGGCTGAAAGCTATGCGGCCATCAGCATCTATGGCGCAAATCCAAGGTATGGCGCCAAAGCCCCAAATTTGGGAGACATCTCCTTCGCCAAAAAGCAATTCTGTTCCCAAACCCTGTTTTTGGATGAATTCAATAATCTCTGGTCTGTCCAAGGGACTTTCCCACACGTTCACCGAAATCAGGCTCACATCCTCTTTATCTTTGCTCCAATTTTGCAGCCTTGCCAAACTCTGCAGACAGGGCTCACACCAACGCGCCCAAAAATCCAGAATCAGCAGCTTTCCTTGAAAATCATTTGGATGCAGGGGGCTGCCATCGGGTTTGCTCAAATACTCAAATGGTAGCGGAATGGCTGTTCTATCCTTTAAAACCTTTTCCCGCCGCTGCGGTTTTTTGGCGTCCCAATCTTCTTTCGCGGCAATCATCAGCATGGCGAAATCCGGCAGGTTTTGCAAGGCGCTGTAAGCCTTATCTGAAGCCGCTTCCGGATAGATGATGATGCCTTGCGTGAGTGCTTGTTCCAAAAGTGTCAGAGCCTCCGTTTTCTCGTTCAAGCCGAG
Above is a window of Candidatus Cloacimonadota bacterium DNA encoding:
- a CDS encoding helix-hairpin-helix domain-containing protein; its protein translation is MKFLKDLLTPQEQSALLLICGLTLLGLLGGRLLNPGSPLSAVAANEASKPELLSEAVEEDKPVQIDIRSASKEELMLLPGIGEKRAQLIIDHRTSKPFRSTDDLLQIKGIGEKTLAKMLPSLLPFGSPSLKLAETSEPGEVVELVGSLKTQESAKKAREKKPAKVPKSEMTNVVNINTAGLGELCTLPGIGETKAQTIIDYRNENGAFESIEDIVKVKGIGPKTLEKMRHRLKI